A single region of the Anabaena sphaerica FACHB-251 genome encodes:
- a CDS encoding SpoIID/LytB domain-containing protein yields MKIQLYLGALFSRIQGQHWWIGILLWFVLVAPAQASVILRVAIERGVNQVKVGASTTAIVKDSSGRTLGQLPGMSAYAAQTVPGGVALDKWQSGLFWIEPTGKGFVYIGDRWFRGRTLVIPTEKGLTAVNWVDLEEYLYSVLGGEMNSSWPQEALKAQAIAARTYALYEREKQRNNPVYDLGDSPDRWQIYKGVSSESRNTYAAVDGTAGQVLTYDNRIILSVFHACSGGHTENVEDVWGNALPYLRAVQDFDQNVKECNWIRTFSPGEISGRISGIGNVKDMMIESLSPFRSVKTLRIVGDQGTKLLKGEAVRTALKLKSTRFSLSKDANGNFVLQGLGFGHGLGMSQWGAYNLAQRGINHLQILGHYYKGVALTPIQAK; encoded by the coding sequence ATGAAAATCCAACTTTATTTAGGCGCTTTATTTTCCCGGATTCAAGGACAACATTGGTGGATAGGTATCCTCTTATGGTTTGTTTTGGTTGCTCCTGCTCAAGCATCTGTGATCCTGCGCGTGGCTATTGAAAGGGGAGTAAATCAGGTCAAAGTTGGTGCTTCCACCACTGCAATAGTTAAAGATAGTTCTGGCCGTACCCTTGGACAACTACCAGGAATGAGTGCTTATGCGGCTCAAACAGTTCCTGGAGGAGTAGCTTTAGATAAATGGCAATCTGGTTTATTTTGGATTGAGCCAACAGGTAAGGGATTTGTTTATATAGGCGATCGCTGGTTTCGAGGTAGAACACTAGTTATCCCCACCGAAAAAGGCTTAACCGCAGTCAACTGGGTAGATTTAGAAGAATATCTCTACAGCGTCCTGGGAGGGGAAATGAACTCTAGCTGGCCGCAAGAGGCCTTAAAAGCCCAAGCGATCGCCGCCCGTACTTATGCCCTCTATGAGCGAGAAAAACAGCGCAACAATCCCGTTTATGACTTAGGAGATAGCCCCGACCGCTGGCAAATCTACAAAGGTGTCAGCAGCGAATCTCGTAACACCTACGCCGCAGTAGATGGTACAGCCGGTCAAGTCCTCACCTACGACAACCGAATTATTCTCTCAGTATTTCATGCCTGTTCCGGTGGACATACCGAAAACGTAGAAGACGTTTGGGGAAATGCCCTCCCATATCTACGTGCTGTCCAAGACTTTGATCAAAACGTCAAAGAATGTAATTGGATCAGAACCTTTTCACCAGGAGAAATCAGCGGCAGAATTTCCGGTATAGGCAACGTCAAAGATATGATGATCGAATCTCTATCCCCCTTCCGCAGCGTTAAAACCTTGAGAATTGTTGGTGATCAAGGTACTAAACTCCTCAAAGGTGAAGCAGTCCGTACCGCACTCAAGCTCAAAAGTACCCGTTTTAGTCTCAGCAAAGACGCAAATGGTAACTTTGTCCTGCAAGGATTAGGCTTTGGACATGGTTTAGGTATGAGCCAGTGGGGAGCCTACAATTTAGCTCAACGCGGAATCAACCACCTGCAAATTTTAGGACACTATTACAAAGGTGTAGCCCTAACTCCTATTCAAGCTAAGTAG
- a CDS encoding Wzz/FepE/Etk N-terminal domain-containing protein: protein MATTGLNRKQLVTTSKQSVFDIRQISTILFYRRFLILGVSCAVMSVTSLLAVITKPMYQSSMQIIVSNDLDQELHSQQIQSDVKSELNNKEISSGEYTNQMKLMLSSKLVQKAVDLLRSDYPNITIEDIKGKSATGNPGYLQVKPVEEISEFNRVYNQVFVVSFKDPNPVKTKRVLQALQKVYQDYNIEQKNQRVNQGLAFVNNRLPKLQNETLAAEKRLAIFRKKHNLIDPQVQSKILLESVADIQKQRQTNRSQIEDLQSRYNSLEQKLASSNQNAQLVASLERTSSYEALVNEIRNTEMSLAQERLRYTDNSPVIVRLKEKRQVQMALLQQELKDTDINTNSKNANLLEVDDKLTNELTELKNKRIALITKENKLAKSEQEIRSQLNTYPSLIAEYNRLLSDVTIQQRTLEQMVQFQHSLGMKIAQGGFEWQVFEEPDLGIYIGNKKWLLIIAGVVIGPILGVILALLWEMFNQAIFSPLDLQKLTNIQLLGSVPKLGKPSFKSRLKEIFRHKRQKAASTITESKTKLSSHETLDMIYHNLQIFKNSLPFKSLMLTSALPGEGKTTLALGLGASAANMHQRVLVIDANLRSPNLHKVLEISNEWGLSLLLLDDIKTQFQNYIQPIHPSIDVLTAGPKPDDVVNLLTSGRLKELIESFEKIYDLVIIDASSVLDSVDARIIASVSNGIVIVGRIGQLTPQELMQTTEILSQLNLIGIVANEVHNSPKATKSSKPSDTVQS from the coding sequence GTGGCTACAACTGGTCTCAATCGCAAACAGCTGGTTACTACCTCTAAACAAAGCGTGTTTGATATTAGACAAATATCTACAATTCTGTTTTACCGCCGCTTTTTAATCTTGGGGGTTTCTTGTGCAGTGATGTCAGTTACAAGTCTTCTAGCTGTAATCACGAAACCCATGTACCAAAGTTCCATGCAAATCATAGTAAGTAATGATTTGGATCAAGAATTACACTCTCAGCAGATCCAAAGCGATGTTAAAAGTGAGTTAAATAACAAGGAAATTTCATCTGGAGAATATACCAATCAGATGAAATTAATGCTGAGTTCTAAGCTGGTACAAAAAGCAGTTGATTTACTACGTTCTGATTATCCCAATATCACCATAGAAGATATCAAAGGTAAAAGTGCTACTGGCAACCCAGGATATTTACAAGTAAAACCTGTGGAAGAGATATCAGAATTTAATCGTGTTTATAATCAAGTATTTGTCGTCTCTTTCAAAGATCCCAATCCCGTAAAAACCAAAAGAGTATTGCAAGCTCTACAAAAAGTTTATCAAGACTACAATATTGAACAAAAAAATCAGCGTGTCAATCAAGGTTTAGCTTTTGTTAATAATCGATTACCCAAGTTGCAAAATGAGACACTAGCGGCTGAAAAAAGATTAGCCATTTTTCGCAAGAAACATAATTTAATCGATCCGCAAGTACAAAGTAAAATCTTGCTAGAATCTGTAGCTGATATTCAAAAACAACGACAAACAAATCGCTCTCAGATTGAAGATCTCCAGAGTCGCTACAATAGTTTAGAGCAAAAATTAGCATCTTCAAACCAGAATGCACAGTTGGTTGCTAGTTTGGAGCGTACCAGCAGCTATGAAGCTTTAGTAAATGAGATTAGAAACACAGAAATGAGTTTGGCTCAGGAGCGTTTGCGCTACACTGATAATTCCCCAGTCATAGTCAGACTGAAGGAGAAGCGCCAAGTTCAGATGGCTTTATTACAACAAGAATTGAAAGATACAGACATTAATACTAACAGCAAAAACGCAAATTTATTGGAGGTTGATGATAAGTTAACTAACGAGTTAACTGAGTTGAAAAACAAACGAATTGCTCTCATTACTAAAGAAAATAAATTAGCTAAATCTGAACAGGAAATTCGTTCCCAACTAAATACATACCCCAGTTTAATAGCCGAGTATAATCGCTTGTTATCAGATGTAACCATTCAACAGAGAACACTTGAGCAAATGGTGCAGTTTCAACATTCTTTGGGAATGAAAATTGCTCAGGGAGGATTTGAATGGCAAGTTTTTGAAGAACCGGATTTGGGAATTTATATCGGTAATAAAAAATGGTTATTGATTATTGCAGGAGTAGTAATTGGACCTATTTTAGGTGTGATATTAGCCTTGCTTTGGGAAATGTTTAATCAGGCAATTTTTTCGCCTTTAGATTTACAGAAGCTGACGAATATCCAGTTACTGGGATCTGTACCAAAATTGGGTAAACCTAGTTTCAAGAGCAGATTGAAAGAGATATTTAGGCATAAAAGGCAAAAAGCAGCATCTACAATCACCGAAAGCAAAACTAAATTATCCAGTCATGAAACCCTGGATATGATTTATCACAATTTGCAAATATTCAAGAACTCCTTGCCTTTTAAGTCCTTGATGTTGACTTCAGCACTACCAGGAGAAGGGAAAACAACTTTAGCTTTAGGGTTGGGAGCTAGTGCAGCAAATATGCACCAACGGGTATTAGTAATTGATGCTAACTTGCGATCGCCCAATTTACACAAAGTTCTCGAAATCTCCAATGAATGGGGTTTATCTCTGTTATTGCTGGATGACATCAAAACTCAATTTCAAAATTATATCCAACCTATTCATCCATCCATTGATGTTCTGACTGCTGGACCAAAACCAGATGATGTAGTCAATCTGCTGACTTCAGGAAGGCTGAAAGAATTAATTGAGTCCTTTGAAAAAATCTATGACCTAGTAATAATAGATGCTTCTTCTGTCTTAGATAGCGTTGATGCCAGAATTATCGCCTCTGTTTCTAATGGCATTGTCATTGTCGGACGCATCGGGCAGTTAACCCCACAGGAATTAATGCAAACAACGGAAATTTTAAGCCAGTTGAATTTAATTGGTATCGTTGCCAACGAAGTCCATAATTCTCCAAAAGCGACCAAATCCTCAAAACCTTCCGACACGGTTCAATCATAA
- a CDS encoding ribonuclease Z, protein MQITFLGTSSGVPTRSRNVSSVALRLPQRAELWLFDCGEGTQHQILRSELKISQLSRIFITHLHGDHIFGLMGLLASCGLAGNVQRVDIYGPSGLNEYLQAASRYSHTHFSYPIKVHTVHPGVIYEDDEFIVSCGLLHHRITAFGYRVEEKDRTGRFDVEKAKALQIPSGPIYGQLKRGETVTLADGRVIDGSQLCGPTEIGRKFAYCTDTVYCDGAVQLAQDADVLIHEATFAHQDADMAFQRLHSTSTMAAQTAYAGGVNQLIMTHFSPRYTPGNVIELKDLLREARAIFPNTIMAHDFMVYDVPRRRDVVKN, encoded by the coding sequence GTGCAGATAACATTTTTAGGGACGAGTTCCGGTGTACCTACAAGATCACGTAATGTTTCCAGTGTCGCACTGAGATTACCACAACGGGCAGAACTGTGGTTGTTTGACTGTGGTGAAGGTACACAGCATCAAATTTTGCGGAGTGAACTGAAAATTAGCCAACTCTCCCGAATTTTTATCACCCATCTCCACGGGGATCATATCTTTGGCTTGATGGGACTTCTGGCCAGTTGTGGTTTAGCTGGTAATGTACAACGAGTTGATATCTATGGTCCATCTGGGCTAAATGAATACCTGCAAGCTGCTTCACGTTACTCACATACTCACTTTTCTTACCCCATCAAGGTGCATACCGTCCATCCAGGGGTAATTTACGAAGATGATGAGTTTATCGTTAGCTGTGGTCTACTGCATCACCGTATTACAGCTTTCGGCTATCGTGTAGAGGAAAAAGACCGCACCGGGCGCTTTGATGTAGAAAAAGCAAAAGCTTTACAAATACCTTCAGGCCCAATTTATGGTCAACTCAAGCGCGGTGAAACTGTAACTCTGGCAGATGGACGGGTAATTGATGGTTCTCAGTTGTGTGGACCCACGGAAATTGGCCGCAAGTTTGCTTATTGTACAGATACAGTTTATTGTGACGGCGCGGTGCAACTAGCACAGGATGCAGATGTATTAATTCATGAAGCCACCTTTGCCCATCAAGATGCTGATATGGCTTTTCAAAGATTGCACTCTACAAGCACGATGGCAGCACAAACAGCTTATGCAGGCGGGGTAAATCAACTAATAATGACTCATTTTAGTCCTCGTTATACTCCAGGAAATGTTATTGAGTTAAAAGATTTACTTCGAGAAGCCCGTGCTATTTTCCCCAACACTATTATGGCTCATGATTTTATGGTTTACGATGTACCTAGAAGGCGAGATGTTGTGAAAAATTAG
- a CDS encoding sensor histidine kinase, translated as MQSKFGMKIKAGGQYIWMLRTYSVTNIIVIGILISNLVSASYVLLTWKCLTPNLSAILVLALNAIAIPTLYHYSQTMKSEIKSRQAIIEITYETIHNGPLQSLDRVLRMVRGEDLSIKKLIPELEPELEKLNQELRGIYEFWQQENLTQEANLHLGNNIIINLQDPLHEILYQVYSHTLERDFSCFRTIKLKIRSFEPVDESSLTLENKRGICRFLEEALCNVGKYATGVTCLKVNCSLSMGWYTLSIVDDGLGVNSSREGRGTKQFKNLARQIKGKFQRLPIYPQGTICELSWPG; from the coding sequence ATGCAGTCTAAATTTGGAATGAAAATTAAAGCAGGAGGGCAATATATCTGGATGTTGAGAACATATTCAGTAACAAATATTATAGTTATTGGCATTCTCATCTCTAACCTAGTGAGTGCTAGTTATGTCCTATTAACTTGGAAGTGCTTAACTCCAAATTTATCAGCAATTTTAGTTTTGGCTTTAAATGCTATAGCCATCCCTACTTTATATCACTATAGCCAAACCATGAAATCAGAAATTAAATCTAGACAAGCTATCATTGAAATTACATATGAAACAATTCATAACGGACCACTACAAAGTCTAGATAGAGTTTTGAGAATGGTGAGAGGAGAAGACTTATCAATTAAAAAACTGATCCCAGAATTAGAACCAGAACTGGAAAAATTAAACCAGGAGTTACGGGGAATTTATGAATTTTGGCAACAGGAAAACCTCACTCAAGAAGCAAACCTTCACTTAGGAAACAATATAATTATAAATTTACAAGATCCCCTGCACGAAATTCTCTATCAAGTTTATAGTCACACCTTAGAGCGAGATTTTTCCTGTTTTAGAACCATCAAGTTGAAGATTCGTAGTTTTGAACCTGTAGATGAAAGCAGTTTAACTCTGGAAAACAAGCGAGGAATTTGCAGATTTCTGGAAGAAGCCTTGTGTAATGTGGGTAAATATGCTACAGGAGTAACTTGCCTAAAAGTTAATTGTTCTTTATCTATGGGTTGGTACACACTGAGTATCGTAGATGATGGTTTAGGCGTTAACTCCTCCAGGGAAGGCCGGGGAACAAAACAGTTTAAAAATTTAGCAAGACAAATTAAAGGTAAATTTCAACGACTTCCTATTTATCCTCAAGGAACTATTTGTGAGTTATCTTGGCCTGGATGA
- a CDS encoding response regulator, whose amino-acid sequence MEQILSANNLLKILVIDDHESVLSGTVDVLRKNYPSAEFMTAINVNNTLEQVTSLQPDLIVMDLSIPEKKGLSARPDNGIQLLKILMKKYPNLNIVVQSAHGRTLVRIRLDIDSHKGGFTIADKSLSTQEMLTRVDWALQGLTHTKDIKGIHSGLEVKPEWLKVLYLAFEKGLQDKAIAEEMCVSERMVRHYWNKLQDALNVYPEEGKNIRIQTQMRARAEGLID is encoded by the coding sequence ATGGAACAAATTTTATCAGCGAATAACTTGCTGAAAATTTTGGTAATTGATGACCACGAATCAGTTTTAAGCGGAACAGTTGATGTCCTGCGAAAAAACTATCCTAGTGCTGAATTTATGACAGCTATTAATGTCAATAATACTCTTGAGCAAGTTACTAGCTTGCAGCCTGATTTGATAGTTATGGATCTTTCTATACCCGAAAAGAAGGGACTCTCAGCGCGACCTGATAACGGTATTCAACTGCTGAAAATATTGATGAAAAAATATCCTAACTTAAACATTGTTGTCCAAAGCGCCCATGGGAGAACATTGGTACGTATTCGGTTGGATATTGATAGTCATAAAGGAGGCTTTACCATCGCTGATAAAAGTCTTTCAACCCAGGAAATGTTAACAAGAGTCGATTGGGCATTACAGGGATTAACTCATACAAAAGATATCAAAGGAATTCACTCAGGATTAGAGGTAAAACCAGAGTGGCTAAAAGTATTATATCTAGCATTTGAGAAAGGATTACAAGATAAAGCAATTGCTGAGGAAATGTGTGTATCTGAACGCATGGTGCGTCATTATTGGAATAAATTACAAGATGCCTTAAATGTTTACCCAGAAGAAGGTAAAAATATCCGCATTCAAACACAAATGCGAGCCAGAGCAGAAGGCTTGATTGATTAA
- a CDS encoding HlyD family secretion protein has product MLYTHNQKFIPSVENNEFLPPISRWTSLAGIFLIGTVATGITLSSWIKYNVTVKVDATVRPTGEIRVVQPEMEGTIKSILVKANQVVKMGDVIAHLDTDQLLIKKSQLQGNIQQGKLQLMQINAQIRILNNQILAEKQVSENVVASAKADLLRNQREYQERQINTQSEFFTAEASWEKAKTDLQKAQADLEFAKMDRDRYQQLSQIGAIGRREFEQKQLVVQQTQLTLEAEKKSFEIAKIKVNSAKAAVNPTTAMVMMAQERIAQETAKGQANIASLNKEKQALIERRVQFQTQIQQFQKELQQIDNQIHKSIIVATSNGIILKLNLRNPGQVVRPSESIAEIVPNNASLVIKAIIPTAEIKKVAVGQKVQLRVDACPYPDYGTLKGVVKTISPDVITTQSNNTGLATSSSYFEATIQPETLQFGNSNHQCYIQSGMQVKADIISREETALKFMLRKARLITDL; this is encoded by the coding sequence ATGCTCTACACTCATAATCAAAAATTTATCCCTTCGGTAGAAAATAATGAGTTTCTTCCTCCTATTAGTCGTTGGACATCTTTAGCAGGAATATTTCTCATTGGTACTGTTGCTACTGGAATTACCCTCTCTTCATGGATTAAATATAATGTCACAGTCAAAGTTGATGCTACTGTCCGTCCTACAGGAGAAATTCGTGTGGTACAACCGGAAATGGAAGGAACTATTAAAAGTATCTTGGTAAAAGCAAATCAAGTTGTGAAAATGGGTGATGTAATTGCCCATCTTGATACTGATCAATTGCTGATTAAAAAAAGTCAATTGCAGGGTAATATACAACAAGGTAAATTACAATTAATGCAAATTAATGCCCAAATCCGGATTTTAAATAATCAGATTTTGGCTGAAAAACAAGTTTCAGAAAATGTTGTTGCTTCGGCAAAAGCGGATTTGTTACGCAACCAACGGGAATATCAAGAACGACAAATTAATACCCAAAGTGAATTTTTTACAGCTGAAGCAAGTTGGGAAAAAGCCAAAACGGATTTACAAAAAGCCCAAGCTGATTTAGAATTTGCGAAAATGGATCGCGATCGCTATCAGCAATTATCACAAATTGGTGCCATTGGCCGACGAGAATTTGAGCAGAAACAATTGGTTGTGCAGCAGACACAATTAACATTAGAAGCTGAAAAGAAATCTTTTGAAATAGCCAAAATTAAAGTCAACTCAGCTAAAGCTGCGGTGAATCCAACTACAGCAATGGTGATGATGGCACAAGAACGTATTGCCCAAGAAACTGCTAAAGGTCAAGCTAATATTGCTAGTCTAAATAAAGAAAAACAAGCATTAATTGAGCGTCGAGTGCAATTTCAAACCCAGATTCAGCAATTTCAAAAAGAATTACAACAAATAGACAATCAGATCCACAAAAGCATTATCGTTGCCACTAGTAACGGTATTATCCTCAAACTAAATTTACGCAATCCTGGTCAAGTAGTACGTCCTAGTGAATCTATTGCTGAGATTGTTCCTAATAATGCTTCTCTAGTTATTAAAGCTATAATTCCTACCGCTGAAATTAAAAAAGTTGCCGTTGGTCAAAAAGTCCAATTACGTGTTGATGCCTGCCCATATCCTGATTATGGAACTCTTAAGGGTGTTGTTAAAACGATTTCTCCCGACGTAATTACAACCCAAAGTAATAATACGGGACTGGCAACATCTAGTAGTTATTTTGAAGCAACTATTCAACCTGAAACTCTTCAATTTGGTAACAGTAATCACCAATGTTATATCCAATCAGGAATGCAAGTAAAAGCTGATATTATTTCCAGAGAAGAGACAGCACTAAAATTTATGCTGAGAAAGGCAAGGTTAATTACTGATTTATAA
- a CDS encoding peptidase domain-containing ABC transporter, whose amino-acid sequence MKIQFVKQHSEEDCGAACLAAIAKYYGHNFTLNRIREAVGTGQSGTTLLGLRRGAESLGFKANPVKTSPELLDRMNEAPLPAIIHWKGNHWVVLYGKKGKNYLIADPAVGVRHLSRKDLIEGWKDWLILLLEPDPIRFFEQESDKTGGFWRFFRRVWIYRAILVQALPLNLLLGLLSLASPFLLQILTDDVLVRGDTKLLTTVAISVVVMNFVSNSLSFVQSNLIAHFAQQLQLGLVLDFGRQILRLPLSYYEARRSGEIVSRLQDIEQINQLVAQLVVSLPSRFFIALISLGFMIFYSWKLTTIALLISVVMTLSTIIFQPTLQQKTRELLVQDAETQGVLVETFKGALTLKTTTAAPQFWDELESRFGRLANLTYRTIQIGIINNTFSGFVSGIGGVILLWFGGYLVIEPAENLSIGKLLAFNSMNGNFLGLIATVISFVEEFTRAKTSVQRLTEVIDATPENEGDGKKPFAKIPADADICCTNINFHYAGRIDLLEDFSLTIPGGQVVALIGKSGCGKSSLAKLIAGLYTLQSGNIRIGLYNLQDLSLESLRQQVVLVPQDAHFWSRSIVENFRLGSPYVTFEQIVRACQISGADEFISKLPEKYQTILGEFGANISGGQRQRLAIARAIVTEPPILILDESTGGLDPVSEAEVLDQLFKHRRGQTTILITHRPKVINRADWIVLLDQGRLKLQGSLEELKAKTGEHLDFLNP is encoded by the coding sequence ATGAAAATACAATTTGTTAAACAGCACAGTGAAGAAGACTGTGGTGCAGCTTGTTTGGCTGCAATTGCTAAATATTACGGTCATAATTTCACCCTCAACCGCATTCGTGAAGCCGTCGGAACTGGACAATCTGGAACTACATTATTAGGATTAAGAAGAGGTGCAGAAAGCCTTGGTTTTAAAGCTAACCCCGTCAAAACCTCACCAGAATTGCTTGATAGAATGAATGAAGCACCCTTACCAGCAATTATTCATTGGAAAGGAAATCATTGGGTTGTTTTATACGGTAAAAAAGGCAAAAATTATCTCATTGCAGATCCCGCAGTCGGAGTTAGACATCTTTCTAGAAAAGACTTAATTGAAGGTTGGAAAGATTGGTTAATTCTGTTACTAGAACCAGATCCCATTCGCTTTTTTGAACAAGAAAGTGATAAAACTGGAGGTTTTTGGCGGTTTTTCAGGAGAGTTTGGATTTATCGCGCTATTTTAGTCCAAGCTTTACCTCTAAATTTACTCTTGGGTTTGCTATCTTTAGCTTCTCCTTTCTTGTTGCAAATTCTCACCGATGATGTGCTGGTGAGAGGTGACACGAAATTGCTTACTACTGTGGCAATTTCTGTAGTAGTAATGAATTTTGTTTCTAATAGTCTTTCATTTGTGCAATCTAACTTAATTGCTCACTTTGCTCAACAGCTACAATTAGGACTAGTTTTAGATTTTGGACGGCAGATTTTACGCCTACCTCTTAGTTATTACGAAGCGCGACGCAGTGGTGAAATTGTTAGCCGTTTGCAAGATATTGAGCAGATTAATCAATTAGTAGCTCAATTAGTTGTCAGCTTACCTAGCAGATTTTTTATTGCGTTAATTTCTCTAGGTTTCATGATTTTTTATAGCTGGAAGCTGACGACAATAGCTTTATTGATTTCGGTGGTCATGACCTTATCTACAATCATCTTCCAGCCAACTTTACAGCAAAAAACTCGTGAGCTTTTAGTTCAAGATGCAGAAACTCAAGGTGTTTTAGTTGAAACCTTTAAAGGAGCATTGACCCTCAAAACAACTACAGCCGCACCACAGTTTTGGGATGAGTTGGAAAGCCGTTTTGGTCGTCTGGCTAATCTCACATACCGAACAATTCAAATTGGCATCATTAATAATACCTTTTCGGGTTTTGTATCCGGTATTGGTGGAGTTATTTTACTCTGGTTTGGTGGCTATTTAGTGATTGAACCTGCGGAAAATCTCAGCATTGGTAAGCTACTTGCATTTAACTCAATGAACGGTAATTTCTTGGGTTTAATTGCTACTGTTATCAGCTTTGTTGAAGAATTTACTCGTGCAAAAACTTCCGTACAACGTCTGACAGAAGTTATTGATGCTACTCCCGAAAATGAAGGAGATGGAAAAAAGCCTTTTGCTAAAATTCCCGCAGATGCTGATATTTGTTGTACAAACATTAACTTTCACTATGCAGGCAGAATTGACCTCTTAGAAGACTTTTCTTTAACAATTCCTGGTGGCCAAGTTGTTGCTTTAATTGGCAAATCTGGATGTGGTAAAAGTAGTCTTGCTAAATTAATAGCTGGATTATATACTCTCCAATCTGGAAATATCCGCATTGGACTTTATAACCTCCAAGACCTTTCTCTAGAAAGTCTACGTCAACAGGTGGTACTTGTTCCCCAAGATGCTCATTTTTGGAGTCGTTCTATTGTCGAAAACTTCCGTTTAGGATCGCCCTATGTTACATTTGAGCAAATTGTGAGAGCTTGTCAAATTTCTGGCGCTGATGAATTTATCAGTAAACTTCCAGAAAAATATCAAACTATTTTAGGTGAATTTGGCGCTAATATTTCCGGTGGTCAACGTCAAAGATTAGCCATAGCTAGAGCTATTGTCACCGAACCCCCAATTTTGATTTTAGATGAATCTACAGGGGGACTTGATCCTGTAAGTGAAGCGGAAGTTTTGGATCAATTATTTAAACATCGTCGGGGTCAAACAACGATTTTAATTACTCACCGTCCCAAGGTAATTAATCGTGCTGATTGGATTGTTTTGCTAGATCAGGGAAGATTAAAACTACAAGGTTCTTTGGAGGAATTAAAAGCAAAAACAGGGGAACATTTAGATTTTTTAAATCCCTAA
- a CDS encoding CTB family bacteriocin produces the protein MSNLFTAVSVENQEIVSGGVEIASFNTRFRGRQTSQAGRAASGFDGSVAEGKQDNLNVITAARTRLVANAFPGLRG, from the coding sequence ATGTCTAACTTATTTACCGCAGTATCCGTTGAAAATCAAGAAATCGTATCTGGTGGTGTGGAAATTGCAAGTTTTAACACTCGTTTTCGTGGTCGTCAAACTAGCCAAGCTGGTCGAGCTGCTTCAGGCTTCGATGGTAGCGTTGCAGAAGGTAAGCAAGATAATTTGAATGTCATCACTGCTGCTAGAACTCGTCTGGTAGCTAATGCCTTTCCTGGTTTACGGGGATAG
- a CDS encoding CTB family bacteriocin → MSNLFTAVSVENQEIVSGGLEIASFNTRFRGRRTIQAGLAASGFDGSIAKGGQANENVITAARTRLVANAFPGLRG, encoded by the coding sequence ATGTCTAACTTATTTACCGCAGTATCCGTTGAAAATCAAGAAATCGTATCTGGTGGTTTGGAAATTGCAAGTTTTAACACTCGTTTTCGTGGTCGTCGCACTATCCAAGCTGGTCTAGCTGCTTCAGGCTTCGATGGTAGCATTGCAAAAGGTGGACAAGCTAATGAGAATGTCATCACTGCTGCTAGAACTCGTCTGGTAGCTAATGCCTTTCCTGGTTTACGTGGATAG
- the cobU gene encoding bifunctional adenosylcobinamide kinase/adenosylcobinamide-phosphate guanylyltransferase, giving the protein MSRVILVTGPARSGKSEWAENLAIQSGKPVIYIATATENLHDQEWQQRIEKHKQRRPQDWVTLTVPVELAATFSNAKSDTCILIDSLGTWVANFLEQDDLSWEKTLAELLQLVPLVEADLLFVAEETGWGVVPAYPIGRKFRDRLGGLVRQLGAMCETVYLVTGGHVLNLSILGFPLPPTKS; this is encoded by the coding sequence ATGAGTAGAGTTATTTTAGTAACAGGCCCAGCACGCTCAGGGAAAAGTGAATGGGCGGAAAATTTAGCCATTCAGTCCGGGAAACCAGTTATTTATATAGCAACAGCTACTGAAAATCTCCATGATCAAGAGTGGCAACAACGTATTGAAAAACACAAACAACGTCGGCCGCAAGATTGGGTAACTCTCACTGTACCTGTGGAACTTGCTGCTACTTTCAGCAATGCAAAATCTGATACCTGTATTTTGATTGATTCTTTGGGAACTTGGGTAGCTAATTTTCTGGAACAAGATGATTTAAGTTGGGAAAAAACCTTGGCAGAGTTGTTACAACTAGTACCTTTAGTTGAGGCTGATTTGCTGTTTGTTGCTGAAGAAACAGGTTGGGGAGTAGTTCCAGCTTATCCCATAGGTAGGAAGTTTCGCGATCGCTTGGGTGGTTTGGTTCGTCAGTTAGGCGCAATGTGTGAGACGGTTTACTTAGTTACTGGTGGTCATGTTCTTAATCTCAGTATTCTGGGTTTTCCCTTACCACCAACAAAGTCTTAA